In the genome of Candidatus Moraniibacteriota bacterium, one region contains:
- a CDS encoding pyridoxal phosphate-dependent aminotransferase, whose translation MDTLVFERTRNLRLSVIKQMELQASKFPDAISLAQGVPSFDTPSCIKRRVERALRDGVVARYSLSPGLPELRELIEVCLARENMFYDWQKEIVVTAGSIEGITATILAITNPGDEVIIPEPTYTSYREVIMLAGCVPVFVPLDEEHGWAFDLEKYERAITPKTKAIFYCNPNNPTGTTYTKEQLLGLAALAEKHNLFLISDEVYKDLVFDRTEKLFSLAEIPELRSRVIRLFSFSKTYAMTGWRIGYLHSDRSVVAEILKVHDSLVTCAPVISQYAAMGALETADEDVERFNVEYRARRDLICSRLDWLSEFFRYRKPTSAYYVFPKILQPEMFDENDEFPGSLSWRASLGLLSSAQVVTVPGVAFGQNGEGHIRFSFGKTEEEINHAFDRIEAYCRKRRP comes from the coding sequence GTGGATACGCTTGTGTTTGAGCGAACTCGAAATCTTCGGCTTTCAGTGATCAAGCAGATGGAGCTTCAGGCTTCGAAGTTTCCGGATGCGATCTCGCTTGCGCAGGGCGTGCCGAGTTTTGATACGCCGTCGTGCATCAAACGCCGCGTAGAGCGAGCGCTTCGCGATGGAGTGGTGGCGCGCTATTCGCTCTCGCCGGGTTTGCCGGAATTGCGCGAGCTTATTGAAGTCTGTTTGGCTCGCGAGAATATGTTCTATGATTGGCAGAAAGAAATAGTGGTGACGGCAGGATCTATCGAGGGCATTACGGCGACGATCTTGGCGATTACCAATCCGGGGGACGAAGTGATTATTCCGGAACCGACCTATACCTCCTATCGGGAAGTGATCATGCTTGCCGGGTGCGTGCCGGTTTTCGTTCCGCTTGATGAGGAGCACGGCTGGGCGTTTGATTTGGAGAAATATGAGCGGGCGATTACGCCGAAGACAAAAGCGATCTTCTATTGCAATCCGAACAATCCGACCGGTACGACGTATACGAAGGAGCAGCTTCTCGGACTGGCGGCGCTTGCGGAGAAGCACAACCTCTTTCTTATCTCCGATGAAGTGTACAAAGATCTTGTTTTTGACCGTACGGAAAAACTGTTCAGTCTTGCGGAAATTCCCGAGCTGCGATCGAGGGTGATTCGGCTTTTCAGTTTTTCCAAAACGTATGCGATGACCGGGTGGCGGATCGGCTATCTTCATAGTGACCGATCGGTTGTTGCGGAAATTCTCAAAGTGCACGATTCGTTGGTTACGTGCGCGCCAGTGATATCGCAGTATGCGGCGATGGGCGCGCTCGAGACGGCGGATGAGGATGTGGAACGGTTCAATGTAGAGTATCGGGCGCGCCGCGATCTCATATGTTCCCGTCTTGACTGGCTCTCGGAATTTTTCCGTTACCGGAAACCGACAAGCGCCTACTATGTCTTTCCGAAAATTTTGCAGCCGGAGATGTTTGATGAAAACGATGAATTTCCGGGAAGCCTCTCGTGGCGCGCGTCGCTTGGATTGCTTTCGTCGGCACAAGTGGTAACTGTGCCGGGCGTCGCCTTCGGGCAGAACGGCGAGGGACACATCCGATTCAGCTTCGGCAAGACGGAAGAAGAAATCAATCACGCATTCGATCGAATCGAAGCATATTGTCGAAAGCGTCGTCCTTAG
- a CDS encoding NUDIX domain-containing protein, whose amino-acid sequence MSYEVSAGAVVFRREPDGMRRFLLLQYRHRHWDFPKGHVEVGETLEMAARRETEEEAGLTNLRLVPGFHRRIHFFYTAKGTERERRRKEGRALLIFKTVHFFLAESVPEAPPVRLSEEHLDSVWLSFDRAVERATFDNAKSLLRSAQSILSK is encoded by the coding sequence ATTTCCTATGAGGTATCGGCGGGAGCGGTGGTGTTTCGACGTGAGCCGGACGGGATGCGGCGGTTTTTGCTTCTGCAGTATCGCCATCGGCACTGGGACTTTCCCAAGGGGCATGTGGAAGTGGGTGAGACATTGGAAATGGCGGCGCGCCGGGAAACGGAAGAGGAAGCAGGTCTCACGAATTTGCGGCTTGTACCGGGTTTTCACCGAAGGATACATTTTTTCTATACGGCGAAAGGGACAGAACGGGAGCGCCGCCGGAAGGAGGGTCGTGCGCTTCTTATCTTTAAAACGGTGCATTTTTTCTTGGCGGAAAGTGTGCCGGAAGCGCCGCCGGTTCGTCTGTCCGAAGAGCATCTCGATAGTGTCTGGCTGTCATTTGATCGGGCGGTTGAGCGGGCGACATTCGACAATGCCAAGAGTCTTCTCCGATCGGCACAGTCTATTTTGTCAAAATGA